In Halobaculum rubrum, the following are encoded in one genomic region:
- a CDS encoding aminopeptidase, with the protein MDPRIREHAETIVDHSIELEAGDDLVIQLPAEAEDLAVALHEYAGDIGANPVYLNNSQRAARAYLRAREDDFELPDHELALYEAADAFVIARSGGNVSEKADIDPETTADYNRARRPVQRERLSKTWCLTQFPTSGHAQLAGMSSEEYENFVYDAVSLDWEAQAEFQQQMVELIDDADEVRIRSGEETDLTMSVAGNTALNDDGKANLPGGEVFTAPVKDSVNGEVYFDLPLYRQGREIEDVRLTFEDGRVEEFSAERNEDVLEGVFNTDENARYLGELGIGMNRAIDRFTYNMLFDEKMGDTVHMAVGSAYPETVGEGNEVNESAEHVDMIVDMSEDSVIELDGEVVQRDGTFSFEDGEGE; encoded by the coding sequence ATGGACCCGCGAATCCGCGAACACGCCGAGACCATCGTCGACCACTCCATCGAGCTCGAGGCGGGCGACGACCTCGTCATCCAGCTCCCCGCCGAGGCCGAGGACCTGGCGGTCGCCCTCCACGAGTACGCCGGCGACATCGGCGCGAACCCGGTCTACCTGAACAACTCCCAGCGCGCCGCCCGCGCGTACCTCCGCGCCCGCGAGGACGACTTCGAGCTGCCCGACCACGAGCTGGCCCTCTACGAGGCGGCCGACGCGTTCGTCATCGCCCGCAGCGGCGGTAACGTCTCCGAGAAGGCGGACATCGACCCGGAGACGACCGCCGACTACAACCGCGCGCGTCGGCCGGTCCAGCGGGAGCGGCTCTCGAAGACGTGGTGTCTCACCCAGTTCCCGACGAGCGGGCACGCCCAACTGGCGGGCATGAGCAGCGAGGAGTACGAGAACTTCGTGTACGACGCGGTCAGCCTCGACTGGGAGGCGCAGGCGGAGTTCCAGCAGCAGATGGTCGAACTGATCGACGACGCGGATGAGGTCCGCATCAGATCCGGCGAGGAGACCGACCTCACGATGTCGGTCGCGGGCAACACCGCGCTCAACGACGACGGGAAGGCGAACCTCCCCGGCGGCGAGGTGTTCACCGCGCCGGTCAAAGACAGCGTGAACGGCGAGGTGTACTTCGACCTGCCGCTGTACCGCCAGGGTCGCGAGATCGAGGACGTCCGCCTCACCTTCGAGGACGGCCGCGTCGAGGAGTTCTCCGCCGAGCGCAACGAGGACGTCCTTGAGGGCGTGTTCAACACGGACGAGAACGCCCGCTACCTCGGCGAACTCGGGATCGGGATGAACCGCGCCATCGACCGGTTCACGTACAACATGCTGTTCGACGAGAAGATGGGTGACACCGTTCACATGGCCGTCGGCTCGGCGTACCCCGAGACGGTCGGCGAGGGTAACGAGGTCAACGAGTCCGCCGAGCACGTCGACATGATCGTCGACATGAGCGAGGACTCCGTGATCGAGTTGGACGGCGAGGTCGTCCAGCGGGACGGGACGTTCTCGTTCGAGGACGGCGAGGGCGAGTGA
- the alaS gene encoding alanine--tRNA ligase has translation MSDLTAEYRLDYFEEEGFSRRECSSCGDHFWTRDDERELCGEPPCEDYSFIGDPGFDEAYTLEEMREAFLSYFEEHDHERIEPYPVAANRWRDDVLLTQASIYDFQPLVTSGETPPPANPLTVSQPCIRMQDIDNVGKTGRHTMAFEMMAHHAFNAREEVGDEYAYSGEVYWKDETVRLCDGLFEEMGADLSEITYIEDPWVGGGNAGPAIEVIYKGAELATLVFMSLEQDPEGDYELKDGNTYSEMDTYIVDTGYGLERWTWMSQGTPTVYEAIYPDTIEFLKDNAGIDLTDEEEELVRRASTLAGHLDIDEAEDVEAARDNIADKLGVDTAELTALLEPLEDIYAIADHCRTLAYMFGDEIVPSNVGTGYLARMVLRRTKRLVDEVGVDAPLDELVDMQAERLGYENRDTIRDMVRTEVEKYRETLERGGRKVEALADEYAGAGEPIPVEELIELYDSHGIQPDMVEEIAADRGATVEVPDDFYGLVASRHDSAQAFDRETDTDDRIDDLPATERLYYDDQERTEFEAVVLDVFEREDGYDVVLDQTMFYPEGGGQPADRGTLSTDDATVEVEDVQIRGDVVLHRTDDDPGKGEFVTGQVDGERRRRLMRHHTATHIVGYAARQVLGEHVRQAGAQKGLDSSRLDVTHYDRVTREQVKAMERVANDIVRRNLPVKQEWPDRHEAESEHGFDLYQGGIPPGEQIRLIRVGDDVQACGGTHVARTGDIGAIKLLKTEPVQDGVERLVFAAGEAALDATHRTEDALYDAADVLSIDPQEVPETAERFFTEWKERGKTIDRLTEELAELRAAAGGEEVEVGDAVAVVQRTDADSDELRATANAHVEDGRIAVLGSGDGGAATFVVGVPDGVGVNAGEVVGELAGRVGGGGGGPADFAQGGGPDVDALDDALDGAADILRQKLEA, from the coding sequence ATGAGCGACCTTACCGCGGAGTACCGCCTCGACTACTTCGAGGAGGAGGGGTTCTCCCGACGGGAGTGCTCCTCCTGCGGGGACCACTTCTGGACCCGCGACGACGAGCGGGAGCTGTGCGGCGAGCCCCCCTGCGAGGACTACTCCTTCATCGGCGACCCCGGCTTCGACGAGGCGTACACCCTCGAGGAGATGCGCGAGGCGTTCCTCTCGTACTTCGAGGAGCACGACCACGAACGGATCGAGCCGTACCCCGTGGCGGCGAACCGCTGGCGCGACGACGTGCTGCTCACGCAGGCGTCGATCTACGACTTCCAGCCGCTGGTCACCTCCGGGGAGACGCCGCCGCCGGCGAACCCGCTCACGGTCAGTCAGCCGTGTATCCGGATGCAGGACATCGACAACGTGGGCAAGACCGGCCGCCACACGATGGCCTTCGAGATGATGGCCCACCACGCGTTCAACGCGAGAGAGGAGGTCGGCGACGAGTACGCCTACTCCGGGGAGGTGTACTGGAAAGACGAGACAGTCCGGCTGTGTGACGGGCTGTTCGAGGAGATGGGCGCGGACCTCTCGGAGATCACCTACATCGAGGACCCGTGGGTCGGCGGCGGCAACGCCGGTCCCGCCATCGAGGTCATCTACAAGGGCGCCGAGCTGGCGACGCTCGTCTTCATGTCGCTGGAGCAGGACCCCGAGGGCGACTACGAGCTGAAGGACGGCAACACCTACTCCGAGATGGACACGTACATCGTGGACACGGGGTACGGGCTCGAGCGGTGGACCTGGATGAGCCAGGGCACGCCGACCGTCTACGAGGCCATCTACCCGGACACGATCGAGTTCCTGAAGGACAACGCCGGGATCGACCTCACGGACGAGGAGGAGGAGCTGGTCCGCCGCGCCTCCACGCTGGCGGGACACCTCGACATCGACGAGGCGGAGGACGTCGAGGCCGCCCGCGACAACATCGCGGACAAGCTCGGCGTCGACACCGCCGAGCTGACTGCGCTGCTGGAGCCGCTGGAGGACATCTACGCGATCGCCGACCACTGCCGGACGCTCGCGTACATGTTCGGCGACGAGATCGTCCCCTCGAACGTCGGGACGGGCTACCTCGCGCGCATGGTACTTCGCCGGACGAAGCGCCTCGTCGACGAGGTGGGCGTCGACGCTCCGCTCGACGAGCTGGTCGACATGCAGGCCGAGCGCCTCGGCTACGAGAACCGCGACACGATCCGCGACATGGTGCGCACCGAGGTCGAGAAGTACCGCGAGACGCTCGAGCGCGGCGGTCGCAAGGTCGAGGCGCTGGCCGACGAGTACGCCGGCGCCGGCGAGCCGATCCCGGTCGAGGAGCTGATCGAGCTGTACGACTCTCACGGGATCCAGCCGGACATGGTCGAGGAGATCGCCGCCGACCGCGGCGCGACCGTCGAGGTGCCCGACGACTTCTACGGGCTCGTCGCCTCCCGGCACGACTCCGCGCAGGCGTTCGATCGCGAGACCGACACCGACGATCGGATCGACGACCTCCCGGCGACGGAGCGGCTCTACTACGACGACCAGGAACGCACGGAGTTCGAGGCGGTCGTGCTGGACGTGTTCGAGCGCGAGGACGGCTACGACGTGGTGCTCGACCAGACGATGTTCTACCCCGAGGGCGGCGGCCAGCCCGCCGACCGCGGGACGCTCTCGACGGACGACGCCACCGTCGAGGTCGAGGACGTCCAGATCCGCGGCGACGTGGTGCTCCACCGCACCGACGACGATCCCGGGAAAGGCGAGTTCGTGACCGGACAGGTCGACGGCGAGCGTCGCCGGCGGCTGATGCGCCACCACACCGCGACCCACATCGTCGGCTACGCCGCCCGGCAGGTGCTCGGCGAGCACGTCCGCCAGGCGGGCGCCCAGAAGGGACTCGACTCCTCGCGGCTCGACGTGACACACTACGACCGCGTGACTCGCGAGCAGGTCAAGGCGATGGAGCGGGTCGCCAACGACATCGTGCGACGGAACCTCCCGGTGAAACAGGAGTGGCCCGACCGTCACGAGGCCGAGTCCGAGCACGGCTTCGACCTCTACCAGGGCGGGATCCCGCCGGGCGAGCAGATCCGGCTGATCCGCGTCGGCGACGACGTGCAGGCGTGCGGCGGCACCCACGTCGCCCGCACGGGCGATATCGGCGCGATCAAGCTGCTGAAGACCGAACCCGTCCAGGACGGCGTCGAGCGCCTCGTGTTCGCCGCCGGCGAAGCCGCCCTCGATGCGACCCACCGCACCGAGGACGCGCTGTACGACGCCGCGGACGTGCTCTCGATCGACCCACAGGAGGTGCCCGAGACTGCGGAGCGCTTCTTCACCGAGTGGAAGGAGCGCGGCAAGACGATCGACCGCCTGACGGAGGAACTGGCGGAGCTTCGCGCCGCCGCGGGCGGCGAGGAGGTCGAGGTCGGCGACGCGGTCGCGGTCGTCCAGCGAACGGACGCCGACAGCGACGAGCTTCGGGCGACGGCCAACGCCCACGTGGAAGACGGCCGGATCGCCGTCCTCGGATCCGGCGACGGCGGCGCGGCGACGTTCGTCGTCGGCGTCCCCGACGGCGTCGGCGTCAACGCCGGCGAGGTCGTCGGCGAGCTCGCGGGCCGCGTCGGCGGCGGCGGCGGCGGCCCGGCCGACTTCGCGCAGGGCGGCGGTCCCGACGTGGACGCGCTCGACGACGCGCTCGACGGCGCGGCGGACATCCTCCGGCAGAAGCTGGAGGCGTGA
- a CDS encoding GAF domain-containing protein has translation MADSVAGPSVAVLVLATADATVPDGLVETLAAATDGEVEAVDPAALAGRLGGERRPNAVVLVGDPSLSADAVDALSTTTALVVAYAEREPDPDTSYVDGYVTRAADADRVVEEIDRARAGKTRRQLRAARRRTTELHAGTAEIAAAETVSELFDRTIAVARRVLEFDHCAIAVHDDGEMVVRARSRDVDWLRTRVNADESVSGRAFRRGETVHVDDISTWDISDADATGSGISVPFGSDAVFQAISTTPYAFDEIDRELAELLATHVGQAYGRLRAQADLTRRERVMTELHEAAPRLVDADSERELYDLVVEIARRVLAFDRSCVYTADSERFTMRATTDTDLPAEFPRGFGAIEESHTENRSLVIGDVTDHEFAESHDGVARALISVPFAGDAVFQAVTDSVDAFDDGDLEFAELLTSYATATRERIRSEAALRDARRVTEQLHEATADLAAADDEQTLIEHAIRASEEVLSFDKSTITLREGGKLVPKADSTGSPPDSSRPMDLDEGVAGRTFQTGESLLVDDVADNDDASPARSEYRSGLSVPIGDLGVFQAVATVPGSFTRDDLNQAELLMAHVAVSLQRVRAQADLRAEHDRLSALFENVPDAALSFELVDGAPVVRDINSAFVDTFGYGEEVIGESLDEYIVPDDPDSETQAAEFNDRLHRGENLRTECRRETADGMRDFLMYVVPLELGTENVGGYAIYSDITERKERERALRRQNERLDEFASVVSHDLRNPLSVAEGYLELARETGDLEHLATVSDAVERMRTLVDDLLRLARDGRVVGDTEPVDVSVAARTAWGSVDTGDATLAVDDGLTVQADEDRLRELFENLFRNSIEHGGDAPAVRVEATPAGFAVADDGPGIPADGREEIFEVGVSTVDEGTGFGLAIVRRIAEAHGWSVTATNGENDGARFEFVTDAG, from the coding sequence ATGGCGGATTCTGTCGCGGGCCCGTCGGTCGCTGTCCTCGTCTTGGCGACGGCCGACGCGACGGTCCCCGACGGATTGGTCGAGACCCTCGCGGCCGCCACCGACGGCGAGGTCGAAGCCGTCGATCCCGCCGCGCTCGCCGGACGGCTCGGCGGGGAGCGCCGTCCGAACGCGGTCGTGTTGGTCGGCGACCCGTCGCTTTCGGCGGACGCGGTGGACGCGCTGTCGACGACGACCGCGCTGGTCGTCGCGTACGCGGAGCGCGAGCCGGATCCGGACACGTCGTACGTCGACGGCTACGTCACGCGAGCGGCCGACGCCGACCGGGTCGTCGAAGAGATCGACCGTGCGCGCGCCGGCAAGACCCGCCGACAGCTCCGAGCGGCGCGGCGACGAACGACCGAACTGCACGCCGGAACCGCCGAGATCGCGGCCGCCGAGACCGTCTCGGAGCTGTTCGACCGGACGATCGCGGTGGCACGGCGCGTGCTCGAGTTCGACCACTGCGCGATCGCCGTCCACGACGACGGCGAGATGGTGGTCCGGGCACGGTCACGGGACGTCGACTGGCTTCGGACGCGGGTCAACGCGGACGAGTCGGTCAGCGGACGGGCGTTCCGGCGCGGCGAGACCGTGCACGTCGACGACATCTCGACGTGGGACATCTCCGACGCCGACGCGACCGGGTCGGGGATCTCCGTCCCGTTCGGCAGCGACGCCGTCTTCCAGGCGATCTCGACGACGCCGTACGCGTTCGACGAGATCGACCGCGAGCTTGCGGAGCTGTTGGCGACGCACGTCGGGCAGGCGTACGGGCGCCTGCGTGCCCAGGCAGACCTGACGCGACGCGAACGGGTGATGACCGAGCTCCACGAGGCGGCCCCGCGACTCGTCGACGCCGACAGCGAGCGCGAGCTGTACGACCTGGTCGTCGAGATCGCCCGTCGGGTGCTCGCGTTCGATCGCTCCTGCGTGTACACGGCCGACAGCGAACGGTTCACGATGCGGGCGACGACCGACACCGACCTCCCGGCGGAGTTCCCGCGCGGGTTCGGCGCGATAGAGGAGAGCCACACCGAGAACCGCTCGTTGGTCATCGGCGACGTCACCGATCACGAGTTCGCTGAGTCGCACGACGGCGTGGCACGCGCGCTCATCTCGGTCCCGTTCGCCGGCGACGCCGTCTTTCAGGCGGTCACCGACAGCGTCGACGCCTTCGACGACGGCGACCTGGAGTTCGCGGAGCTGCTCACGTCGTACGCGACGGCGACGCGCGAGCGGATCCGCTCGGAGGCGGCGCTCCGTGATGCACGTCGCGTGACCGAGCAGCTCCACGAGGCGACCGCGGATCTCGCGGCCGCGGACGACGAGCAGACCCTGATCGAGCACGCGATCCGCGCCTCCGAGGAGGTCCTCTCGTTCGACAAGTCGACGATCACACTCAGGGAGGGTGGCAAGCTCGTCCCCAAAGCCGACTCCACGGGGAGCCCGCCCGACAGCTCCCGGCCGATGGACCTGGACGAGGGGGTCGCCGGTCGGACGTTTCAGACCGGGGAGTCGCTGCTCGTGGACGACGTCGCGGACAACGACGACGCGTCTCCGGCGCGATCGGAGTACCGCTCCGGGCTGTCGGTCCCGATCGGCGATCTCGGCGTCTTCCAGGCCGTCGCCACCGTCCCCGGCTCGTTCACCCGCGACGACCTCAACCAGGCGGAGCTGCTGATGGCACACGTGGCGGTGTCGCTGCAGCGCGTTCGCGCGCAGGCCGACCTCCGCGCGGAGCACGACCGGCTGTCGGCGCTGTTCGAGAACGTCCCCGACGCGGCGCTGTCGTTCGAGCTGGTCGACGGAGCCCCCGTCGTCCGCGATATCAACTCGGCGTTCGTCGACACGTTCGGCTACGGCGAGGAGGTGATCGGCGAATCGCTCGACGAGTACATCGTTCCCGATGACCCCGATTCGGAAACGCAGGCCGCCGAGTTCAACGATCGGCTCCACCGCGGCGAGAACCTGCGAACCGAGTGTCGCCGCGAGACGGCGGACGGCATGCGCGATTTCCTGATGTACGTCGTTCCGCTGGAGTTGGGCACCGAGAACGTGGGAGGCTACGCCATCTACTCGGACATTACCGAGCGGAAGGAGCGCGAGCGGGCGCTTCGCCGACAGAACGAGCGGCTCGACGAGTTCGCGAGCGTCGTCTCACACGACCTGCGTAACCCGCTGTCCGTCGCCGAAGGGTACCTGGAGCTCGCCCGAGAGACGGGCGACCTCGAGCACCTCGCCACCGTTTCCGACGCCGTCGAGCGCATGCGCACGCTGGTCGACGACCTGCTCAGGCTCGCCCGCGATGGACGCGTCGTCGGCGACACAGAGCCGGTTGACGTGTCGGTCGCCGCCCGCACGGCGTGGGGGAGCGTCGACACCGGCGACGCGACGCTCGCGGTCGATGACGGCCTCACCGTTCAGGCCGACGAGGACCGTCTGCGCGAGCTGTTCGAGAACCTGTTCCGCAACAGCATCGAGCACGGCGGCGACGCCCCGGCCGTCCGCGTGGAGGCGACGCCGGCGGGGTTCGCCGTCGCCGACGACGGGCCGGGGATCCCGGCCGACGGCCGCGAGGAGATATTCGAGGTCGGCGTCTCCACCGTCGATGAGGGCACCGGCTTCGGCCTGGCGATCGTCCGTCGCATCGCGGAGGCCCACGGCTGGTCGGTGACGGCGACGAACGGCGAGAACGACGGGGCGCGATTCGAGTTCGTCACCGACGCCGGGTAG
- a CDS encoding TspO/MBR family protein, with product MTDTTTTRGSSGPRGPGGPISALDDRLDGLVGLAALILAVNVAGAVPAVLGGPDSAWFAALTKPAIYPPSWLFGVVWTALFTLSAVAVWLLVRAEPSAARRLALGAFVLQFAFNVAWTPTFFAFQRIAAALAIIVVLAVLLAGTVAAFARVDRRAAALLVPYLAWVCFAAVLNYRFLALN from the coding sequence ATGACCGACACAACGACGACCCGCGGATCCAGCGGTCCTCGGGGTCCCGGCGGTCCGATATCCGCTCTCGACGACCGCCTCGACGGGCTCGTCGGACTCGCCGCGCTGATCCTCGCGGTCAACGTCGCCGGCGCGGTCCCCGCCGTCCTCGGCGGGCCGGACTCCGCGTGGTTCGCGGCGTTGACCAAGCCCGCGATCTACCCGCCGTCGTGGCTGTTCGGCGTCGTGTGGACGGCGCTGTTCACGCTGTCGGCCGTCGCGGTGTGGCTCCTCGTTCGTGCGGAGCCCTCGGCTGCGCGCCGGCTCGCGCTCGGCGCGTTCGTCCTCCAGTTCGCGTTCAACGTCGCGTGGACGCCGACGTTCTTCGCGTTTCAACGGATCGCGGCGGCGCTGGCGATCATCGTCGTCCTCGCGGTCCTGCTTGCGGGCACGGTCGCCGCGTTCGCGCGCGTCGACCGCCGCGCGGCGGCGCTCCTGGTGCCGTATCTCGCGTGGGTCTGCTTCGCCGCGGTGTTGAACTACCGCTTTCTCGCCCTGAACTGA